In Ignavibacteriales bacterium, one genomic interval encodes:
- a CDS encoding TRAP transporter TatT component family protein: MKKLALLLSALLLQGCIQTMAIRTMGGIMDFGLESFNEEGDLKLAEGALGSNLKLVEALIKGDPQNSKLLLMAAQGFNAYSLAFAEDDSIERARVFYVRGRDYAMRVLLQNQKIREAFDKDLPAFQAALATLTKDDVPAVFWTAFGWGSYINITRSDVGVVADLPKVLAMMEFVRQTDPTYFYGGPYLILGSIEGSVPQVLGGKPEKAKEYFERALTVNGGKFLLTYVYYAKMYAVPKQDQELFESLLKKVDDASLDILPEARLTNAIAKKKARLLREHMNDFF, encoded by the coding sequence ATGAAAAAACTCGCGCTTCTCCTCTCAGCCCTCCTTCTGCAGGGTTGTATCCAGACTATGGCCATCAGAACGATGGGAGGGATCATGGACTTCGGGCTCGAATCGTTCAACGAAGAGGGAGACCTGAAACTTGCGGAGGGGGCTCTCGGTTCCAACCTCAAGCTCGTCGAAGCTCTCATCAAAGGAGATCCCCAGAATTCCAAGCTCCTCCTCATGGCTGCGCAGGGATTCAATGCGTACTCACTCGCATTCGCCGAAGATGACAGTATCGAACGCGCCCGGGTATTCTACGTCCGGGGCCGTGACTATGCAATGAGGGTACTGTTGCAGAACCAGAAGATCAGGGAAGCATTCGACAAGGACCTTCCCGCATTCCAGGCGGCGCTCGCAACTCTCACAAAGGACGACGTGCCCGCGGTTTTTTGGACTGCATTCGGATGGGGAAGCTACATCAATATCACCCGCTCGGATGTCGGAGTTGTTGCTGACCTGCCCAAGGTCCTGGCGATGATGGAGTTTGTTCGCCAGACTGATCCGACGTACTTCTATGGCGGCCCGTATCTGATCCTTGGCAGCATCGAAGGAAGCGTCCCGCAAGTGCTTGGGGGGAAACCTGAAAAAGCCAAGGAGTACTTCGAGCGTGCGCTCACTGTCAACGGCGGGAAATTTCTGTTGACGTATGTGTACTATGCAAAGATGTATGCTGTCCCGAAACAGGACCAGGAGCTTTTTGAAAGCCTGCTGAAAAAAGTGGATGACGCCTCGCTCGATATCTTGCCGGAAGCCCGACTCACCAATGCGATCGCCAAGAAGAAGGCCAGACTTCTCCGTGAACATATGAACGACTTCTTTTAG
- a CDS encoding SGNH/GDSL hydrolase family protein translates to MKLLRMCSFVLITAATLSGCSGEKMTLRQGDRIVFFGDSITEQGVKPGGYVSLIREELTARNPDLGIEVIGAGISGNKVPDLQNRLVRDVLEKKPTGVVIYIGINDVWHWNLKDLKGTTKEKFESGLREIIARIQYYGSAVILCTPTVIGEKRDSLNAQDPMLKEYSDISRKIAKDRNVQLCDLHKAFQDYLAVHNTGNREHGILTTDGVHLNDEGNKLVAKELLKYFVR, encoded by the coding sequence ATGAAACTGCTACGAATGTGCTCGTTCGTGCTCATTACCGCCGCCACACTCTCAGGCTGCTCAGGTGAAAAAATGACTCTGCGACAGGGAGATCGGATCGTCTTTTTCGGTGACTCGATCACCGAACAGGGCGTGAAACCCGGAGGATATGTCTCACTCATCCGGGAAGAACTCACAGCCCGCAATCCGGATCTCGGTATCGAGGTCATCGGCGCCGGCATCAGCGGCAACAAGGTTCCCGACCTTCAGAATCGTCTTGTGCGTGACGTACTCGAGAAGAAGCCCACCGGGGTCGTGATCTACATCGGCATCAATGATGTCTGGCATTGGAATCTGAAAGATCTGAAAGGAACGACGAAGGAGAAGTTCGAAAGCGGACTCCGGGAGATCATCGCGAGGATTCAATACTACGGTTCAGCTGTGATTCTGTGCACGCCCACAGTCATCGGCGAGAAGCGTGACTCGCTGAACGCTCAGGATCCGATGCTGAAGGAGTATTCCGATATCAGCAGGAAAATCGCGAAAGATCGAAACGTTCAACTCTGTGATCTCCACAAGGCATTTCAGGACTATCTCGCCGTTCACAACACCGGCAACAGGGAACATGGAATCCTGACGACCGACGGTGTGCACCTGAACGACGAAGGAAACAAGCTCGTCGCGAAGGAACTGCTCAAGTACTTCGTGAGGTGA
- the dctP gene encoding TRAP transporter substrate-binding protein DctP produces the protein MKRLASILACALFASLTVCAQQYSIKFATIAPDGSTWMNVMKEYDAAIRKESGGRLGFKIYAGGVQGDEKSVLRKIRVGQLHSGGFTGVGMGEIAPKVRILDSPFLIRSDDEIDMLYKEFGKDFEQAFEEGGYVLLGWAEVGFVHVFTSSPIRKREDLKGIKMWTWEGDPIAETAFRTLGINPIPLSVVDVMTSLQTGLIDAFYTTPYAAIALQWYARVKYMVDVPLADASGSVLVSKKFYDQLPPDLQEILLRNGRLYLSKLTQMSRKDNKDALAELKKRGIAVLPATEKDIQEYVEVGNRSRRALVGKLYTEDFLNKVEKAVTDFRKTRRGSK, from the coding sequence GTGAAACGACTTGCCTCAATACTCGCCTGCGCTTTGTTTGCATCGCTGACGGTCTGTGCCCAACAGTATAGCATCAAGTTCGCGACCATCGCGCCCGATGGAAGCACATGGATGAACGTGATGAAGGAGTATGACGCGGCCATACGCAAGGAAAGCGGCGGACGTCTTGGTTTTAAGATCTATGCCGGAGGTGTGCAGGGGGACGAAAAATCCGTCCTGCGGAAGATCCGCGTGGGGCAGCTCCACAGCGGCGGATTTACCGGGGTTGGCATGGGCGAGATTGCCCCCAAAGTCCGAATTCTCGACTCACCCTTCCTCATCCGCAGCGACGACGAAATTGACATGCTGTACAAGGAATTCGGAAAGGATTTCGAACAGGCATTTGAAGAGGGGGGATACGTCCTTCTCGGCTGGGCCGAAGTCGGATTCGTCCACGTCTTCACCTCTTCGCCGATCCGGAAGAGAGAGGACTTGAAAGGAATCAAGATGTGGACGTGGGAGGGCGATCCGATTGCAGAGACCGCGTTCCGGACCCTCGGTATCAACCCCATTCCATTGTCCGTTGTCGACGTCATGACGTCGCTCCAGACCGGATTGATCGACGCATTCTATACCACTCCGTACGCGGCCATCGCACTGCAATGGTATGCCAGAGTGAAATATATGGTGGATGTCCCGCTGGCAGACGCATCCGGCTCTGTTCTCGTTTCAAAGAAATTCTACGATCAGCTCCCGCCAGACCTGCAGGAAATTCTCTTGAGGAACGGTCGCCTCTACCTCTCGAAACTCACACAGATGAGCAGGAAGGACAATAAAGACGCGCTTGCCGAGCTGAAGAAGCGGGGAATTGCGGTTCTTCCTGCGACCGAGAAGGACATCCAGGAATATGTCGAAGTGGGAAATCGCTCGCGCCGTGCGCTTGTCGGAAAACTCTACACGGAGGACTTCCTGAACAAGGTGGAGAAGGCCGTCACTGATTTCCGGAAGACTCGCCGCGGGTCAAAATGA
- a CDS encoding MOSC domain-containing protein, protein MPSLHLTEIHIYPIKSARGISLSSARLDDRGLELDRRWMVVDEDGHFLTQRTLPRMALIHVTLGEDHLSVTSRGLSELIVPFRRPSGAMIRVRVWEDSLDVMDVGQDAASWFTELLGVRCRLVQMPEKSERFIDSKYAPVKSPVSFADAFPLLLMSETSLDDLNTRLAEPVPMNRFRPNLVIAGSSAYEEDTWRILQIGSVSFRVAKPCARCSVPTVDQDTGEAGKEPIRTLSTYRTRDSKVYFGQNLIHEGRGIVNVGDAAHAMTR, encoded by the coding sequence ATGCCTTCTCTGCACCTGACTGAAATACACATCTACCCCATCAAGTCCGCCCGGGGAATTTCCCTCTCCTCTGCCCGGCTTGATGACCGCGGCCTTGAACTCGACCGCAGGTGGATGGTGGTGGATGAAGACGGGCATTTTCTGACACAACGCACGCTTCCCAGGATGGCCCTCATTCATGTGACGCTGGGGGAAGATCATCTCTCTGTCACGAGTCGGGGATTGAGCGAACTGATCGTCCCCTTTCGGAGACCTTCGGGCGCAATGATTCGTGTCCGCGTGTGGGAGGATTCTCTCGATGTCATGGACGTTGGCCAAGATGCAGCGTCGTGGTTCACCGAACTCCTCGGCGTACGCTGCCGGCTCGTCCAGATGCCCGAGAAATCCGAACGATTCATCGACAGCAAGTACGCCCCGGTAAAATCTCCGGTCAGCTTCGCAGATGCGTTTCCTCTCCTCCTCATGTCAGAAACATCCCTCGACGATCTCAACACGCGCCTTGCAGAACCGGTACCCATGAACCGCTTTCGTCCAAACCTGGTGATCGCCGGATCGTCCGCATATGAGGAAGACACGTGGCGAATTCTACAGATCGGTTCAGTTTCCTTCCGCGTTGCGAAGCCATGCGCCCGATGCTCAGTCCCGACAGTCGACCAGGATACTGGCGAGGCGGGTAAGGAGCCGATTCGGACGCTCAGCACGTACCGGACTCGGGATTCGAAGGTGTACTTCGGTCAGAACCTCATTCACGAGGGGCGCGGTATTGTCAATGTTGGCGACGCTGCACACGCGATGACCAGATGA
- a CDS encoding ankyrin repeat domain-containing protein: MTPQQLFAAIEAGQTDTLLELLSADPSLVDARNTSGLSAVLYATYIGLNEIARTLIDRGARLDIFEAAATGTQERLEHLLHDNPSKVNAYSADGWTPLHLAVFFGRANTTRVLLSNGADLNAVSRTQERVTPLHSALANPHNTSLALILVEAGADINTAQAQGYTPLHYAAANGLETILRTLLDKGADKSMRDSTGKTAADLANEKGHCSLADLL, encoded by the coding sequence ATGACACCACAGCAACTCTTCGCCGCGATTGAGGCGGGCCAGACCGACACGCTTCTCGAACTGCTCTCTGCCGATCCCTCGCTCGTCGACGCACGCAACACATCAGGGCTTTCCGCAGTCCTCTATGCAACGTACATCGGACTGAATGAAATCGCGAGGACTCTGATCGATCGGGGAGCACGGCTCGACATCTTCGAAGCGGCGGCCACCGGTACGCAAGAGCGGCTGGAACACCTCCTGCACGACAATCCGTCAAAGGTCAACGCGTATTCCGCCGACGGATGGACTCCACTGCATCTCGCGGTGTTCTTCGGTCGGGCGAATACCACTCGCGTGCTTCTCTCAAATGGGGCCGATCTCAACGCTGTGTCCCGCACACAAGAACGCGTCACACCCCTTCATTCCGCACTGGCGAATCCACACAATACGTCACTTGCTCTGATACTCGTCGAGGCCGGCGCAGACATCAATACCGCGCAAGCGCAGGGATACACTCCGCTCCACTATGCAGCTGCGAACGGGCTTGAAACCATTCTGCGAACGCTGCTTGACAAGGGTGCAGACAAGTCGATGCGCGATAGTACCGGAAAGACCGCAGCTGATCTCGCAAACGAAAAAGGCCACTGTTCCCTCGCAGATCTTCTTTAA
- a CDS encoding DinB family protein: MKRAISKSQSPRLDDLVFQVDQSYRRKAWHGTNLRGSLRGLSAREAAWRPGTGRHNIWEIVVHCAYWKYIVRRRLLGEKKGSFPLKGSNWFLRSTNLTEKAWTQDLKLLETCHSSLLEAVAQLNDRDLALNPKGIKVSNLAIIVGIASHDVYHAGQIQILKRLQR; encoded by the coding sequence ATGAAACGCGCAATCTCGAAGTCTCAATCGCCCCGGCTGGATGATCTTGTTTTTCAGGTCGATCAGTCCTATCGCAGAAAGGCCTGGCACGGAACGAACCTGAGGGGTTCTTTGCGCGGACTGTCGGCGCGCGAGGCTGCCTGGCGTCCGGGCACCGGCAGGCACAACATCTGGGAAATCGTGGTGCACTGTGCCTATTGGAAGTATATCGTCCGCAGGCGGCTCCTTGGGGAAAAGAAGGGATCATTCCCTTTGAAGGGAAGTAATTGGTTCCTGCGATCAACCAATCTGACAGAAAAGGCGTGGACGCAAGATCTCAAACTGCTGGAAACATGCCACTCATCCCTGCTTGAAGCCGTCGCTCAGTTAAACGACCGGGATCTGGCCCTCAACCCGAAGGGAATCAAAGTGAGTAATCTGGCCATTATCGTCGGCATCGCTTCGCACGACGTCTATCACGCCGGTCAAATACAAATCTTAAAGAGGCTTCAGCGTTGA
- a CDS encoding carboxypeptidase-like regulatory domain-containing protein, with product MKHHALILACIFVLAAWDGCKDSGSILDDDSGIEGQVFLISKPGPIPIGWIPPPLEQVNTIQVLDAQRKIVREAATSDKGKFIIPVQPGTYYLRVKESPITAETGPFVIAAGRYLIVEAHYDSGMR from the coding sequence ATGAAACATCACGCTCTTATCCTGGCGTGTATTTTCGTCCTTGCCGCGTGGGATGGGTGCAAGGACTCGGGTTCCATACTCGATGACGATTCCGGCATCGAGGGACAGGTCTTTTTGATTTCCAAGCCCGGTCCCATCCCGATCGGGTGGATCCCACCTCCGCTCGAGCAGGTAAACACCATACAGGTACTGGATGCTCAGCGGAAGATTGTGCGGGAGGCGGCCACGAGTGACAAAGGCAAATTCATCATCCCGGTTCAACCCGGGACCTACTATCTTAGAGTGAAAGAGTCTCCGATAACCGCCGAGACAGGCCCCTTTGTCATCGCAGCCGGGAGATATCTGATTGTAGAAGCTCACTACGACAGCGGAATGCGCTAG
- a CDS encoding TRAP transporter large permease subunit, with amino-acid sequence MSVWFFIIAILVLAFFGAPLFTILGAIGLYAFTSADIDTSALIIDLYKIADTPTLLAVPLFTFAGYLLAESKAPKRLVDLAQALFGWMPAGLAIVALFTCALFTAFTGASGVTIVALGGLLYPILLKENYPEQFSLGLVTASGSIGLLFPPSLPIILYGFVAGVSIDKLFVAGLIPGVLLIAFLSVYSLRVSIKAKVPKIPFHWDKVASTLRAAAWELPLPFVVIGGIYGGAFTATEAAAITAFYAFVVEVFIYKDLHFVRDVPRVMKKSMVLVGAILMILGSALGLMNYLIDQQVPQQLFEIVKAHVSSRVMFLLILNGFLIIIGMMMEIFSAIVAVPLILPIAAQFNIDPVHLGIIFLTNLELGYLMPPMGLNLFLSSLRFEKSIYHLSKAVIGFILMEVVALLIITYVPELSLWLPRYLGTR; translated from the coding sequence ATGAGCGTCTGGTTCTTCATCATCGCCATCCTGGTGCTCGCGTTTTTTGGTGCACCGCTCTTTACGATCCTTGGTGCCATAGGGTTGTATGCCTTCACCTCAGCGGACATCGACACGTCCGCTCTCATCATCGATCTCTACAAAATCGCCGACACGCCGACGCTCCTTGCAGTGCCTCTCTTTACGTTCGCCGGTTATCTCCTCGCGGAGAGCAAAGCGCCAAAGCGTCTCGTCGATCTCGCCCAAGCACTCTTCGGATGGATGCCTGCGGGACTGGCGATCGTCGCACTATTCACGTGTGCATTGTTTACTGCGTTCACCGGAGCCTCAGGTGTCACGATCGTCGCCCTAGGAGGTCTGCTCTATCCGATCCTCCTCAAAGAAAACTACCCGGAGCAATTCTCCCTTGGGCTTGTCACGGCGTCAGGAAGCATCGGCCTGTTGTTCCCGCCCAGTCTCCCGATCATCCTCTATGGCTTCGTGGCTGGAGTCAGCATCGACAAGCTTTTTGTCGCCGGCCTGATCCCGGGCGTACTGCTGATTGCCTTCCTGTCTGTGTACAGCCTGCGCGTAAGCATCAAGGCCAAAGTGCCGAAGATTCCATTCCATTGGGACAAAGTGGCATCAACACTGAGAGCGGCTGCCTGGGAACTCCCGTTGCCGTTCGTGGTCATCGGGGGAATCTATGGGGGGGCCTTCACAGCAACAGAAGCGGCGGCGATTACGGCGTTCTATGCGTTTGTTGTCGAGGTATTCATCTACAAGGACCTGCATTTCGTCCGGGATGTTCCGCGGGTCATGAAAAAGAGCATGGTGCTCGTCGGTGCCATATTGATGATCCTCGGATCGGCCCTGGGACTGATGAACTATCTCATCGATCAACAAGTTCCGCAGCAGCTGTTTGAGATCGTGAAGGCGCATGTCTCAAGCCGCGTCATGTTCCTGCTGATCCTGAACGGCTTTCTGATCATCATCGGGATGATGATGGAGATCTTCTCGGCCATTGTCGCTGTTCCACTGATCCTCCCCATCGCCGCACAGTTCAACATCGATCCGGTTCACCTCGGCATCATATTCCTGACGAATCTCGAGCTGGGGTATCTGATGCCTCCGATGGGACTCAACCTGTTCCTTTCAAGTCTCAGATTTGAGAAATCGATCTACCATCTTTCCAAAGCAGTTATCGGCTTCATACTCATGGAAGTAGTCGCGCTGCTCATTATCACGTATGTTCCGGAGCTCAGCCTCTGGCTTCCCAGGTACCTGGGAACCCGATGA
- a CDS encoding PP2C family protein-serine/threonine phosphatase: protein MDDFRRGDFERTMRRDFSELKDFMLTEERQKRLKEMKQVKRWLFIAWWFLEGLFLKLTPARRILLLLAILLLISNVSVRTDGQGSSFEGFHFIGALVLLFIIMLELKDKLLAHEELEAGHAVQNALMPERTPQVPGWSLWLYTRSANEVGGDLVDFIQITPQRIGITLGDIAGKGLRAALLTAKLQATIRALVPDVISLDALASKLNFIFCRDSLPNLFASVVYVEIQPDSGSVRMVNSGHFPPVILRGGQIEKTEKGGIALGLSSQSTFHEQYIELGKGETMVIYSDGLTEARNLEGAFLGEQRILDLLPQLTPYSAEQIGDRLLQEVDRFIGEARAFDDVSIAILKRI, encoded by the coding sequence ATGGATGATTTTCGTCGCGGCGATTTTGAGCGGACGATGCGGCGCGACTTCAGCGAACTGAAAGATTTCATGCTGACCGAGGAACGCCAGAAACGGCTCAAAGAAATGAAACAGGTGAAACGTTGGCTATTCATCGCCTGGTGGTTCCTGGAGGGGCTCTTCCTGAAGTTGACGCCCGCACGGCGCATCCTGCTCCTTCTTGCGATCCTGTTGCTGATCTCCAACGTCAGCGTGAGAACCGACGGACAGGGATCGAGCTTCGAAGGATTTCATTTCATAGGTGCGCTCGTTCTGTTGTTCATCATCATGCTCGAGCTCAAAGACAAGCTTCTCGCGCACGAAGAGCTTGAAGCCGGCCACGCCGTGCAGAATGCGCTCATGCCGGAACGCACGCCTCAGGTTCCGGGGTGGAGCCTCTGGCTCTATACGCGGTCTGCCAACGAGGTCGGCGGCGACCTGGTGGACTTCATTCAAATCACCCCCCAGAGGATCGGGATCACGCTCGGCGACATTGCGGGCAAGGGCCTGCGCGCCGCTCTGCTCACAGCGAAACTCCAGGCAACAATCCGGGCGCTCGTCCCGGACGTCATATCTCTTGATGCACTCGCCTCAAAGCTCAACTTCATCTTTTGTCGTGACAGTCTCCCCAACCTGTTCGCCTCTGTCGTCTATGTCGAAATCCAGCCTGACTCCGGCTCTGTCCGCATGGTAAACTCCGGACACTTTCCTCCGGTCATCCTGCGCGGCGGTCAGATCGAGAAGACAGAAAAAGGGGGCATCGCTCTGGGCCTCTCATCGCAGTCGACATTTCATGAACAATATATCGAACTCGGCAAGGGAGAAACGATGGTGATCTATTCCGACGGACTCACCGAAGCCCGGAACCTGGAGGGCGCGTTCCTCGGAGAACAACGTATTCTCGACCTTCTTCCCCAGCTCACGCCGTACTCGGCTGAACAAATCGGCGATCGACTGCTGCAAGAGGTTGACCGCTTCATCGGCGAAGCGCGGGCATTCGACGATGTTTCGATCGCCATCCTCAAACGCATCTAA
- a CDS encoding metallophosphoesterase encodes MNFIIFFSIFLLLYGLINYYIFLRGWQAIPSDSPLRLPYAAIFWVLALSFIAGRFLERVGITPFSTAFVWVGSFWFAAIAYFTLSLLLIDILRLINHVVPIFPSFITANIVRTKTLTAIGLCFIVTLTLVAGYFNARSPRVKVLELNIPKQAGSIKSLEVAVASDIHLGTIIGRERLNTIVEKINSLHADLVLFPGDIVDEDLAPVIKQNLGEMLRTIKAKYGVYATTGNHEYIGGVEEACTYLTEHGIRILRDEVVNVNGGVVLVGREDRSISQFNGKKRRPLAELMTGVDKKYPIILMDHQPFGLHEAVEQGVDLQLSGHTHHGQLWPFNAITNAIYELSWGYKKTDQTHFYVSSGVGTWGPPVRLGNTPEIIHLKLTFGTLPPS; translated from the coding sequence ATGAACTTCATCATATTCTTCTCGATTTTCCTTCTCCTCTACGGACTCATCAATTACTACATCTTTCTCCGGGGGTGGCAGGCAATACCCTCGGATTCGCCGCTGCGTCTCCCCTATGCGGCGATCTTCTGGGTCCTCGCGTTGTCATTTATTGCAGGTCGATTCCTGGAGCGAGTAGGCATCACACCGTTCAGTACAGCGTTCGTCTGGGTCGGAAGCTTCTGGTTTGCAGCCATTGCCTATTTCACCTTGTCGCTTCTGCTCATCGATATACTGCGCCTGATCAACCACGTCGTACCCATATTCCCGTCATTCATAACGGCCAATATCGTTCGCACGAAAACTCTGACCGCCATCGGGCTCTGCTTCATCGTCACCCTCACCCTTGTCGCAGGATATTTCAACGCCCGTTCTCCGCGCGTGAAGGTGCTGGAGTTGAACATTCCGAAACAGGCCGGTTCTATCAAGTCCCTCGAGGTCGCTGTCGCATCCGACATTCATCTGGGAACGATTATCGGGCGCGAACGATTGAACACCATCGTGGAGAAGATCAACAGCCTCCACGCCGATCTCGTGCTCTTTCCGGGGGACATCGTAGATGAAGACCTCGCACCGGTGATCAAACAAAATCTCGGGGAGATGCTTCGCACCATCAAGGCGAAGTACGGGGTCTACGCAACGACGGGAAACCATGAATACATCGGAGGGGTAGAAGAAGCCTGTACATACCTGACGGAACACGGCATCAGAATCCTGCGCGACGAGGTCGTGAATGTCAACGGTGGCGTCGTTCTCGTCGGAAGAGAAGATCGGAGCATTTCGCAATTCAACGGCAAAAAGCGCAGACCGCTGGCTGAGCTCATGACCGGCGTCGACAAGAAGTACCCGATCATCCTGATGGATCACCAGCCCTTCGGCCTGCACGAGGCAGTGGAACAGGGTGTTGACCTTCAACTCTCCGGCCACACCCATCACGGCCAGCTCTGGCCCTTCAACGCAATCACGAACGCGATCTATGAGCTCAGCTGGGGGTATAAGAAAACGGACCAGACGCATTTTTACGTTTCCAGCGGTGTCGGCACCTGGGGCCCACCCGTGCGCCTCGGCAATACGCCGGAGATTATTCACCTCAAGCTCACATTTGGAACATTACCACCTTCGTAG
- a CDS encoding ferritin, with amino-acid sequence MLSKKLQDALNQQINHELYSSYLYLAMSAHFESVNLPGFARWMKLQSEEEGEHGMKFFHYVYERGGKVVLEAIAKPQTDYKTPLEVMKKVLEHEKKVTGTIEALYELALKEKDYAAQVMLHWFIKEQVEEEKNATDIIEMLKTIGESPAGMAMLDSRVGARAKG; translated from the coding sequence ATGCTATCAAAGAAACTGCAGGACGCTTTAAACCAACAGATCAATCACGAGCTTTACTCGTCCTATCTCTACCTGGCGATGTCTGCTCATTTTGAATCCGTCAACCTTCCTGGCTTCGCGCGCTGGATGAAACTCCAGAGCGAAGAGGAAGGCGAGCACGGTATGAAGTTCTTCCATTACGTGTACGAGCGGGGCGGCAAGGTGGTCCTTGAAGCGATTGCGAAACCGCAGACGGATTACAAGACACCGCTCGAAGTGATGAAGAAAGTGCTCGAGCACGAGAAGAAAGTGACGGGGACGATCGAGGCGTTGTATGAGCTGGCGCTGAAGGAAAAGGACTATGCGGCGCAGGTCATGCTCCACTGGTTCATCAAGGAGCAGGTCGAAGAGGAGAAGAATGCCACGGATATCATTGAGATGCTCAAGACTATCGGTGAATCGCCGGCAGGCATGGCGATGCTCGACTCGAGAGTTGGCGCGAGAGCAAAAGGCTGA
- a CDS encoding response regulator transcription factor, producing MHILLVEDEAKVARFIKEGLTAEGYEVDTAPDGSIGEKKALSGDFDLILLDVLLPKKNGFEVLHALRSSGLRTPVMMLTARSATEDVVQGLDRGAEDYLTKPFAFNELLARIRALLRRERQSPTVYRLADLQLNTMTRKAKRGNTIIDLTAREFALLEYLMRHPRELITRQQLAKEIWGFNFDPGTNIIDVYINHLRKKIDLGFEKKLLHTERGKGYYVSDKNLVNGPKK from the coding sequence ATGCATATACTCCTCGTCGAGGATGAAGCAAAAGTTGCTCGCTTCATCAAAGAAGGCCTCACGGCAGAAGGATACGAAGTCGACACAGCCCCCGACGGATCGATCGGTGAAAAGAAGGCGCTGTCCGGCGATTTCGATCTGATACTGCTGGACGTTCTGCTTCCGAAGAAGAACGGCTTCGAAGTCCTGCATGCACTCCGGAGCAGCGGACTTCGTACACCGGTCATGATGCTTACCGCACGGAGCGCGACCGAGGACGTTGTGCAGGGGCTCGATCGTGGAGCAGAAGACTACCTGACGAAACCATTCGCATTCAACGAGCTCCTCGCCAGGATCAGAGCTCTCCTTCGCCGTGAACGCCAGAGTCCGACCGTCTACAGGCTTGCAGACCTCCAGTTGAATACGATGACCCGGAAAGCGAAGCGCGGAAACACCATCATCGACCTGACGGCCCGGGAGTTCGCGTTGCTGGAGTACCTCATGCGGCATCCGCGAGAACTGATCACCCGACAGCAGCTTGCGAAGGAGATCTGGGGATTCAACTTCGATCCCGGAACGAATATCATCGACGTCTACATCAATCACCTTCGCAAGAAGATCGACCTGGGTTTTGAAAAGAAGCTCCTCCACACCGAGCGCGGCAAGGGGTACTATGTGTCGGATAAGAACCTCGTCAACGGTCCGAAGAAATGA
- a CDS encoding TRAP transporter small permease — protein sequence MNILKSIDKALTRAEEAVLITLLSVMVVMAFLQVVLRNLFSSGIFWADILLRHLLLWLGFLGAAIATSENRHINIDALRRFLPPRIRSVVEVLTDLFAAGICYLLARASWTFVHGEIADHRTVFADIPSWYAQIIIPVGFGLLMVHFLIRALLRAGGAAKEGERL from the coding sequence ATGAACATACTCAAGAGTATTGACAAGGCACTTACGAGGGCCGAAGAAGCGGTGCTGATCACTTTGCTCTCGGTCATGGTTGTGATGGCCTTTCTTCAGGTGGTGTTGCGCAATTTGTTCTCCTCCGGAATTTTCTGGGCCGATATCCTGCTGCGTCACCTGCTTCTATGGCTCGGGTTCCTGGGTGCCGCGATTGCGACGAGCGAGAACCGCCACATCAACATCGACGCGTTACGCCGATTCCTTCCTCCCCGTATCCGGTCAGTTGTGGAGGTTCTGACTGATTTGTTCGCGGCAGGAATCTGCTACCTGCTTGCGCGCGCATCATGGACTTTCGTGCATGGCGAGATAGCGGACCACCGGACTGTCTTTGCGGATATTCCTTCGTGGTACGCTCAAATCATCATACCAGTCGGTTTCGGATTGTTGATGGTGCACTTTCTTATCCGGGCACTCCTTCGTGCAGGGGGGGCGGCGAAAGAGGGGGAGAGGCTATGA